In Microbacterium enclense, the DNA window TACTGGGCGCCGAAGTCCTCGGCCGCCTGGCACTGGTATCCCTGCGCGCCGAGGTCGGCGACGCCGGCGGTGACATCGGCATCAGGGGCGGTGCTGATGAGGAGGAGCACGGCCGCCGCCTCCTCTTGGATCCAGTTGCACGACAGCTCGGTGGTCGCATTCGCGGGGGCCGGACGCACGAATCCATCGGCGTGCTGCGCCGTCAGGTCGCCGACCGTCTGCTGGCGGGTCGCGGCCGTACCGAGGTCGTCGCAGGAGGCCGGGATCGAGGCCGGCGCCGTCGTCGATTCCGAGGTCGCGGACGCAGTGGAGGGCGTCGGCGAAACGATCGGGGCCGACGGCGAGGGAGAGACGACGGTCGTCGACGTCGGAGACGGCGTCGGGGTGCCGCTCTCCGGCACGCACCCGGTGAGCAGAGCGACGACGCCGATCAACAGGACGCCCGTGAAGGCGATGGGTGCACGGCGCATGGCGAGTCCTCTCCCCGAAGCGGCGATCTCGGCGGACCGACCACTCTTTCCGGGCTCAACATATCCCTCTTCACCCGCGCGCGGGGGAGCGAGGAGTCCGCTCCCACCCCGGCTCTCACCCCGGCTTGACCCTCACGCGACGTGAGGGCCGAGCCTGGGGACATGGACGACACCTTCCACGCCTTCGACGTCAGCCCCGTCCCGCCGCCCGGACCGGATGCCGTCGCACCCCCGCTGTTCCGCGGCATCTACGGCATGCCGATGTTCGTCACCCTCCCGACCACCGACCTCGTGGCATCCATCGACTTCTGGACGAAGACCCTCGGATTCTTCGAGCTCTTCGGCATCCCGGGTCGGATGTCGCACCTCCGGCGGTGGGCGTTCCAGGACGTGCTGCTGACGGTGAGCGACGACGCCGCCGCGGCGACGACCGCGAGTGTGAGCTTCGCGTGCGTGCTGGATCAGATCGACCCGCTCGTCGCTTCGCTGCGCGACGCGGGTCGGCCCGCCGAGCCCCGGGACACCCCGTGGAACACCCGCGATGTCGAGGTCGTCACACCGGAGAACGCCCGGGTGGTCTTCACCGCCGCGCGAGTGTTCGACCCCACGACCGTCGCGGGGCGGAACCTTCAGGCGGTCGGCATCGGACGCGACGACAATGACTCTCATGGGTGAGCGAGGGATGCCGGTGGGCGAGACCGCCGCACGTCTCGGCCTGACGGTGCGCACGCTGCACCACTGGGACGAGATCGGTCTCGCCCGCCCGGCCGGGCGCTCCGCGGCCGGATACCGCCTCTACACCGACGACGATCTCGAACGCCTCCGTCGTGTCGTCGTGTACCGCGAGCTCGGGCTGGATCTCGACGCCATCCGGGCGGTTCTCGATGAGCCCGGTGGTGACGTCGCTGCACAGCTGCGGGTACAGCGGGCCCAGCTCGCGCACCGCATCGACCAGCTGCAGGAACTCGACGAGGATCTGGAGCGCATGATCGAGGCCCAGGAACGCGGCATCCTGCTCTCCGACGACGACCAGCGCGCGACCTTCGGGCCGGGATGGGACACGCGCTGGCCCGGCGAGGCGCGCGACGCGTATGGCGCTTCACCGCAGTGGCAGCAGTACGCCGAACGGTCGGCGTCGCGGTCTGCCGATGACTGGGCAGCGGTGATGCAGTCGGTCTCTGCGCTCGACGCCGAGCTCGGCGCGGCCGTCGACGCCGGCACCGCGCCCGGCGATCTCGCGGCCGACAGCCTCGTCGAGCGGCACCGCGAGGTCTTCTCGCAGTACTTCCCCCTCACGAGGCAGATGCAGGTGCACCTCGGACGGATGTACGCCGCCGACCCGCGCTTCGCCGCGCACTACGACGCGATCCGCCCCGGGCTCGCGGTGTGGCTACGGGACGCGATCGAGGCGAGCGCCCGCGCGCACGGCATCGACCCCGACACCGCCCGGTGGGAGTGATCAGGCCGACCCGCGCTCGATGATCTCGGTCGGCAGGATCGTGGCGTGCACCGCCGGACGCCCGGCGAGGATGTCGAGGAGAACGGATGCCATGTGCCGCCCCTGCATGAGCGAGGGCTGGCGCACCGTGGTCAGTCCCGGGGTGAGCGTCGTCGCCACGGAAGAGTCGTCGAAGCCGATCACGGCGATGTCGCGGCCCGCCTCGAGGCCGTGGTCGCGGAGAGACGTGTAAGCCCCCCGGGCCATCAGGTCGCTCGCGACGAAAAGCGCCTCGGGGAGGTCGCCCGCCGACAGGATGCGGTTCATCGCGAGGGCCCCGCCCATCTCGGTGAAGTCGCCGTCCTCGATCGCGACGGGCTCCAGCCCCGCGTCCGCCATCTCGTCGCGGAACCCCTGGAGGCGGTCGAGGGAGGCGGGCATGTCGAGCGGGCCGGAGATCGTGCCGATGCGCCGGTGGCCCCGATCCACGAGGTAGCGCGTGGCGACGCGGCCACCCTCGACGTTGTCGACGTCGACGTAGTAGTCGTCGGTGCGCACGCGTCCCGGACGACCGCCGTAGACCACGGGCACCACCTCGCCCACCCGGTCGAGGAAGGTGTCGCTGGTGTGGTGCGAGGCGACGATCGCGCCGTCGACGCTCCCGCCGCGGAGATAGCGCAGCGCCTTCGTGCTGTCGTCGTCGCTCGCGATGAGCATGTTCATGACGTAGTCGGACTCACCGACCACCTCGCTGATCCCCGCCACGATCGAGGCGAAGAAGGGGTCGCCGAAGAACCGGTCGGTCTGCTCGGGGATGATCAGCGCGATCGCCCGCGTCTGGCGGCTGGCGAGAGAGCGCGCCGCACGATTGGGGACGTACTGCAAGTCCTCGATCGCGCGACGCACCGCCTCGAGAGCGGCGGGAGAGACCGCGGTGGAACCATTGACCACACGCGACACCGTCGAGCGTGAAACGCCCGCTCGAGCCGCGACTTCTTCGATCGTGGCGGCGCCCCGCACGGGTGCGAGCTCCATCGCGTTCCCTCCTCCGGGCCCTCGCGCGCGGCCTACACCGCGGGTGCGGCGGCCAGAGCGCGCTCGGCGATGATGCGAGCGTACTGCCGGCCGGAGTCCTTCACCGTGCGCTCTTGCGTCTGATAGTCGACGTACACGATCCCGAAACGCTTCTCGTAGCCCCAGGCCCACTCGAAGTTGTCCATCAGCGACCAGTAGAAGTAGCCACGGACGTCGACGCCCTGATCCACGGCATCCAGGACCGCACCGAGATGAGCCTCGACGAACTCGACGCGTTCGGTGTCGTGAACGTGAGCCTCGTCCGCCTCGACGACGAGCTCGTCGTCGTAGGCGGCGCCGTTCTCGGTGACGAAGAGGGGCACCCCGGCCTGGGCCGCATACTCCTCGCTCACGTGCAGGAGCAGGCGCGTGAGCCCTTCGGGCTGCACCTCCCAGCCCATGTTCGTGCGGTCGAGGCCACGGTCGTGCCAGTAGAGGTTCTCGTGAGCCGGGAACGGCGAAGAGATCGGGCGCACCGTCGGCGCATCGCCCGCGGGAGGTGCGACGACGGGGGGTGTGCCGCCGACGTACTCGCCGTGGTAGTAGTTCACGCCGAGGGTGTCGATCGGCGTCGAGATGACGTCGAGATCGCCCGGCTGCACGGCTGCCTGCCAGCGCTGAACCGCCTCCGCATCGGTGTCGCGGAAGTCGCGGATGACGTCCGCCGGGTACTCGGCGCGGAACACCGGGTCGAGGAACCAGCGGTTGAACTGCCCGTCGATGCGCCGCGCCGCGTCGAGGTCGGCGGGATTCGTCGGGTCGACGGGGTCCGCCACGGTCAGGTTCAGCGTGAGGCCGAGGTTGAGCGACGCGTCGCGAGCGCGCAGCTCGCGCACGGTCTGTCCGTGACCCAGGAGCAGGTGGTGCGCGGCGAGCATGCCCTCGGCCTGTGAGTAGTGCCCCGGAGCGTGAGCGCCGGCGGTGTAACTGAGGAACGACGAGCACCAGGGCTCGTTGAGCGTCGTCCACACGTTTACGCGGTCGCCGAGCGCGTCGTGCATGTCGAGCGCGTACTCGGTGAACCGCTCGCTCGTCTCGCGGACGGTCCACCCGCCCTTCTCCTGCAGGGCCTGAGGGAGGTCCCAGTGGTACAGCGTGAGCCACGGGAGGATGCCGGCATCCAGGAGCTCATCGACGAGGCGCTTGTAAAAATCGACGCCCGCAGGATTCAGCGCCCCGCCGTCGGGGCGCACGCGCGACCACGACGTCGAGAAGCGGTAGGTCTGCAGCCCGAGGCTCTTCATGAGCTGCACATCACCCGCGTAGCGGTGGTAGTGATCGCACGCGACATCGCCGTTGTCGGCGTTGATCACCGCGTCGGGAACGCGGGCGAACGCGTCCCAGATCGAGGCGGTGCGGCCGTCCTCGAACGCCGCTCCCTCGATCTGATAGGCCGCGGTCGCGGCTCCGAAGAGGAAGCCCTCGGGAAAGGCTCGGGTTACGGACATGGTTCGGGTTCCTTCCGTGGGGGCGAGGGTCATCCCTTGACCGCCCCTTGCATGATGCCACTGACCAGCTGCTTGCCCGCGAACACGAACAGCAGCAGGAGCGGGACCGTCGACAGCAGGACACCTGCGAGCACGACGGAGTAGTCGACGAAGTAGTTCGACTGCAGCAGCGAGAGGGCCACGGGCAGCGTCGGGTTCTGGCGGTCGAGCACGATGAACGGCCAGAAGAAGTTGTTCCACGCGGTCACGAAGGTGAAGAGACCGAGCATGGCCGCGGCCGGTCGCGCCGCCGGGACGCCCACCGTCAGGAAGGTGCGGAAGGAGCTCGCCCCGTCCACGCGCGCGGCCTCGATCAGCTCGTCGGGCACGGCTTGGCGCAGATACTGCGTCATCCAGAACACCCCGAAGGCGCTGGTGAGCGCGGGCACGATGATCGCGCCGATCTGCCCAGTCCACCCGAGCTCGCTGAACAGGATGTACAGCGGCACGACGCCCAGCTGCGTGGGCACGGCCATCGTCGCCACGACGAAGAGCAGCAGCCACGGACCGCCGCGGAAGCGGAGCTTGGCGAACGCCCAGCCCGCGAGCGTGGAGAAGAAGACGACGGATGCCGCGATGAGCGCGGAGCTGAAGATCGAGTTCCACAGCCCCGCCCAGAAGTTCACGGCGGGGTTGTTCAGGACGTCGGCGGCATTGGCGAAGAAGTTGCCGCCGGGGATCCACGAAAGCTCCGGGTTGCGAATCGTCGAGGAGTCGCCGGACCCGATGAGCAGCGCCCAGTAGTACGGTACGACGGCCGCGAGCAGGACGACGCCGAGGCTGGCGTAGACGAACCACCCGGGGCGCGAGCCCCGCACGGGACGAGGGCGCTTCCGCGCCGGTGCGGGGTCGGCGGCCCCCGTGACGGGGGACGTGTCGATGACGCTCATGAACGGGCACCCTTTCCGGTGGAGTCCGCGGCGATGCCCTGCTTCGCGGCGCGAGCGGCGGCGCGGCGCTGGCCACGGCTCAGGCCGTCGCGCGAGCCCTCGTCGCGCACGAGGGAACGGCTGATGAAGAGGTTCACCGCGCCGATGACGAGGATGATGAGGAAGAGGATCCAGGCGAGCGCCGCCGCTCGACCGAAGTTCCATTCGCCCCAGCCGAGGTTGTAGAGGTAGAGCGAGATGGTGAGCCACTGGTTGTCGGAACCGCCGGTGCCCGACTGGTCGAACATGCGCGGCTCGTCGAAGATCTGCAGGCCGCCGATCGTCGAGGTGATGATGACGAAGATGAGGGTCGGCTTGAGGCTCGGCAGCGTGATCGAGAAGAACTGGCGGACCTTGCCCGCGCCGTCGACGGTCGCGGCCTCGTAGTACTCGCGCGGCACGGCCTGCATCGCGGCGAGCAGGATGAGGGTGTTGTAGCCGGTCCAGCGGAAGTTGACCATC includes these proteins:
- a CDS encoding VOC family protein, yielding MDDTFHAFDVSPVPPPGPDAVAPPLFRGIYGMPMFVTLPTTDLVASIDFWTKTLGFFELFGIPGRMSHLRRWAFQDVLLTVSDDAAAATTASVSFACVLDQIDPLVASLRDAGRPAEPRDTPWNTRDVEVVTPENARVVFTAARVFDPTTVAGRNLQAVGIGRDDNDSHG
- a CDS encoding MerR family transcriptional regulator, with protein sequence MGERGMPVGETAARLGLTVRTLHHWDEIGLARPAGRSAAGYRLYTDDDLERLRRVVVYRELGLDLDAIRAVLDEPGGDVAAQLRVQRAQLAHRIDQLQELDEDLERMIEAQERGILLSDDDQRATFGPGWDTRWPGEARDAYGASPQWQQYAERSASRSADDWAAVMQSVSALDAELGAAVDAGTAPGDLAADSLVERHREVFSQYFPLTRQMQVHLGRMYAADPRFAAHYDAIRPGLAVWLRDAIEASARAHGIDPDTARWE
- a CDS encoding LacI family DNA-binding transcriptional regulator; amino-acid sequence: MELAPVRGAATIEEVAARAGVSRSTVSRVVNGSTAVSPAALEAVRRAIEDLQYVPNRAARSLASRQTRAIALIIPEQTDRFFGDPFFASIVAGISEVVGESDYVMNMLIASDDDSTKALRYLRGGSVDGAIVASHHTSDTFLDRVGEVVPVVYGGRPGRVRTDDYYVDVDNVEGGRVATRYLVDRGHRRIGTISGPLDMPASLDRLQGFRDEMADAGLEPVAIEDGDFTEMGGALAMNRILSAGDLPEALFVASDLMARGAYTSLRDHGLEAGRDIAVIGFDDSSVATTLTPGLTTVRQPSLMQGRHMASVLLDILAGRPAVHATILPTEIIERGSA
- a CDS encoding GH1 family beta-glucosidase — encoded protein: MSVTRAFPEGFLFGAATAAYQIEGAAFEDGRTASIWDAFARVPDAVINADNGDVACDHYHRYAGDVQLMKSLGLQTYRFSTSWSRVRPDGGALNPAGVDFYKRLVDELLDAGILPWLTLYHWDLPQALQEKGGWTVRETSERFTEYALDMHDALGDRVNVWTTLNEPWCSSFLSYTAGAHAPGHYSQAEGMLAAHHLLLGHGQTVRELRARDASLNLGLTLNLTVADPVDPTNPADLDAARRIDGQFNRWFLDPVFRAEYPADVIRDFRDTDAEAVQRWQAAVQPGDLDVISTPIDTLGVNYYHGEYVGGTPPVVAPPAGDAPTVRPISSPFPAHENLYWHDRGLDRTNMGWEVQPEGLTRLLLHVSEEYAAQAGVPLFVTENGAAYDDELVVEADEAHVHDTERVEFVEAHLGAVLDAVDQGVDVRGYFYWSLMDNFEWAWGYEKRFGIVYVDYQTQERTVKDSGRQYARIIAERALAAAPAV
- a CDS encoding carbohydrate ABC transporter permease, translating into MSVIDTSPVTGAADPAPARKRPRPVRGSRPGWFVYASLGVVLLAAVVPYYWALLIGSGDSSTIRNPELSWIPGGNFFANAADVLNNPAVNFWAGLWNSIFSSALIAASVVFFSTLAGWAFAKLRFRGGPWLLLFVVATMAVPTQLGVVPLYILFSELGWTGQIGAIIVPALTSAFGVFWMTQYLRQAVPDELIEAARVDGASSFRTFLTVGVPAARPAAAMLGLFTFVTAWNNFFWPFIVLDRQNPTLPVALSLLQSNYFVDYSVVLAGVLLSTVPLLLLFVFAGKQLVSGIMQGAVKG